A genomic region of Methylobacterium durans contains the following coding sequences:
- a CDS encoding threonine aldolase family protein has product MPSDDAQQFASDNYSGICPEAWAAMAEANRGHAPAYGEDAWTARAADGFRALFETPCQVFFAFNGTAANSLALASLCQSYHSVICADSAHVETDECGAPEFFSNGSKLLTARTTGGKLTPEAIRALATNRSDIHFPKPRVVTITQPTETGQVYSLDELRAISATCRELALSLHMDGARFANACASLNCSPAAMTWQAGIDVLCFGGTKNGLHAGEAVLFFDPDFAEDFGYRCKQAGQLASKMRFLAAPWVGMLESGAWLANARHGNACATRLAEAVAGLPGLELMFPVEANAVFLRMAPARMEALRARGWRFYTFIGGGARFMFAWDADPARVDALARDLRAVASDEAA; this is encoded by the coding sequence ATGCCATCCGACGACGCCCAGCAATTCGCGAGCGACAATTACTCGGGCATCTGCCCCGAAGCCTGGGCGGCGATGGCGGAGGCGAACCGGGGCCACGCCCCGGCCTACGGCGAGGATGCCTGGACGGCGCGGGCGGCGGACGGGTTCCGCGCCCTGTTCGAGACGCCCTGCCAGGTGTTCTTCGCCTTCAACGGCACGGCGGCGAACTCGCTGGCGCTCGCCTCGCTCTGCCAATCCTACCACAGCGTGATCTGCGCCGATTCGGCCCATGTCGAGACGGACGAGTGCGGCGCGCCGGAATTCTTCTCGAACGGCTCGAAGCTCCTCACCGCCCGCACCACGGGCGGCAAGCTGACCCCGGAGGCGATCCGGGCGCTCGCCACGAACCGCAGCGACATCCACTTCCCGAAGCCGCGCGTCGTCACGATCACGCAGCCGACCGAGACGGGGCAGGTCTACAGCCTCGACGAGCTGCGGGCGATCTCGGCGACCTGCCGGGAGCTGGCGCTCAGCCTGCACATGGACGGGGCCCGCTTCGCCAATGCCTGCGCCAGCCTGAACTGCAGCCCTGCCGCGATGACGTGGCAGGCTGGGATCGACGTGCTCTGCTTCGGCGGCACCAAGAACGGCCTGCATGCGGGCGAGGCGGTGCTGTTCTTCGACCCCGACTTCGCGGAGGATTTCGGCTACCGCTGCAAGCAGGCGGGGCAACTCGCCTCCAAGATGCGCTTCCTCGCCGCGCCCTGGGTCGGCATGCTGGAGAGCGGGGCCTGGCTCGCCAATGCCCGCCACGGCAACGCCTGCGCCACTCGCCTCGCGGAGGCCGTCGCGGGATTGCCCGGGCTGGAGCTGATGTTCCCGGTCGAGGCGAACGCGGTCTTCCTGCGGATGGCGCCCGCCCGGATGGAGGCCCTGCGGGCCCGGGGCTGGCGCTTCTACACCTTCATCGGAGGCGGAGCCCGCTTCATGTTCGCCTGGGACGCGGACCCGGCACGGGTCGACGCGCTGGCGCGGGACCTGAGAGCGGTGGCCTCGGACGAGGCGGCGTGA
- the lysA gene encoding diaminopimelate decarboxylase, translating into MHHFHYRDGRLHAEDVDLTDLADRAGTPFYCYSTATLERHYRVFAEAFAGDDALVCFATKSNSNQAVLRTLARAGAGMDIVSEGELRRALAAGVDPQRIVFSGVGKTRDEMEAALRAGIFCFNVESEQELAALSEVATSLGLTAPVSIRMNPDVDAGTHAKISTGKYENKFGIPITRAPAVYAEAARLPGLKVSGVDMHIGSQITDLAPFDSAGRLLAALARDLMAAGHELHHIDFGGGLGIPYRDDNAPPPDPAALAAVLRPHFRPLGLRPVFEIGRMISGNAGILVTRVIFVKHSEGRTFVIVDGAMNDLIRPTLYEAFHGLRPVREPAADAPRIVADVVGPVCETGDYLALNREMPEVAAGDLIAVMTAGAYGAVQSGTYNTRRLVPEVLVRGADAAIVRPRQSYEELIGLDRVPDWLS; encoded by the coding sequence ATGCATCATTTCCACTACCGTGACGGCCGCCTGCACGCGGAGGACGTCGACCTGACCGACCTCGCCGACCGGGCGGGAACCCCGTTCTACTGCTACTCGACCGCCACGCTCGAGCGGCATTACCGGGTCTTCGCCGAGGCCTTCGCGGGCGACGACGCGCTCGTCTGCTTCGCCACGAAATCGAACTCGAACCAGGCGGTGCTGCGCACGCTCGCCCGCGCGGGCGCCGGCATGGACATCGTCTCGGAGGGTGAACTGCGCCGGGCGCTGGCCGCCGGCGTCGATCCGCAGCGGATCGTGTTCTCGGGCGTCGGCAAGACCCGCGACGAGATGGAGGCGGCGCTCCGGGCCGGCATCTTCTGCTTCAACGTCGAGAGCGAGCAGGAACTCGCCGCGCTCTCCGAGGTGGCGACGAGCCTCGGCCTGACGGCGCCGGTCTCGATCCGGATGAACCCGGACGTCGATGCCGGCACGCATGCCAAGATCTCGACGGGCAAGTACGAGAACAAGTTCGGCATCCCGATCACCCGGGCGCCCGCCGTCTATGCCGAGGCCGCGCGGCTGCCCGGCCTCAAGGTCTCGGGCGTCGACATGCATATCGGCAGCCAGATCACGGATCTGGCGCCCTTCGACAGCGCAGGCCGGCTGCTCGCGGCCCTCGCCCGCGACCTGATGGCGGCGGGGCACGAGCTCCACCACATCGATTTCGGCGGCGGCCTCGGCATTCCCTACCGGGACGACAACGCCCCACCGCCGGATCCCGCCGCGCTCGCCGCGGTCCTGCGCCCGCATTTCCGACCGCTCGGCCTGCGCCCGGTCTTCGAGATCGGCCGCATGATCTCGGGCAATGCGGGGATCCTCGTCACGCGGGTGATCTTCGTGAAGCACTCCGAGGGGCGCACCTTCGTGATCGTGGACGGGGCGATGAACGACCTCATCCGTCCGACCCTCTACGAGGCGTTCCACGGCTTGCGCCCGGTGCGCGAGCCGGCCGCCGACGCGCCTCGCATCGTCGCCGACGTGGTGGGTCCGGTCTGCGAGACGGGCGACTACCTCGCCCTCAACCGCGAGATGCCCGAGGTTGCAGCCGGCGACCTGATCGCGGTGATGACGGCGGGCGCCTACGGGGCGGTCCAATCCGGCACCTACAACACCCGGCGCCTCGTGCCGGAGGTGCTGGTCCGCGGCGCCGACGCCGCGATCGTCCGTCCGCGCCAGAGCTACGAGGAGCTGATCGGCCTCGACCGGGTGCCGGACTGGCTGAGCTGA
- the lptM gene encoding LPS translocon maturation chaperone LptM, with product MLPSRSLKLLAAAGVIALAVSACGRRGALEPPNGVARPGPATSALQGPASARSLPTGIGVGNGAAAPDPAAVQAGDELPLSAIPPAGTEAPQTTSRGAKRGYAVPKQPFLLDPLL from the coding sequence ATGCTGCCTTCCCGCTCCCTGAAGCTCCTCGCCGCGGCCGGCGTGATCGCGCTTGCTGTCTCGGCCTGCGGGCGGCGCGGCGCCCTTGAGCCGCCGAACGGGGTCGCCCGGCCCGGCCCGGCGACGAGCGCCCTGCAGGGGCCCGCGAGCGCCCGCTCCCTGCCGACGGGCATCGGCGTCGGCAATGGCGCCGCCGCGCCCGATCCCGCCGCCGTGCAGGCGGGCGACGAGCTGCCCCTCTCGGCCATTCCGCCCGCCGGCACCGAGGCGCCGCAGACGACGTCCCGGGGCGCCAAGCGCGGCTACGCGGTGCCCAAGCAGCCCTTCCTGCTCGATCCGCTGCTCTAG
- a CDS encoding 3',5'-cyclic-nucleotide phosphodiesterase: MASKLTSLALALGVAAALAAPALADPAPQTKRGNETLKKYCTGDYLTYCGNLAPEDPATDACFETNWKKLSENCRRAIDAYQRTQPDAGKKKG; the protein is encoded by the coding sequence ATGGCCTCGAAGCTCACCTCCCTCGCCCTCGCGCTCGGCGTCGCCGCCGCCCTCGCCGCTCCGGCCCTCGCCGATCCGGCGCCGCAGACGAAGCGGGGCAACGAGACCCTGAAGAAGTACTGCACGGGCGACTACCTGACCTATTGCGGCAACCTCGCCCCCGAGGATCCGGCCACCGACGCCTGCTTCGAGACCAACTGGAAGAAGCTCTCGGAGAATTGCCGCCGGGCGATCGACGCCTACCAGCGCACGCAGCCCGACGCCGGCAAGAAGAAGGGCTGA
- a CDS encoding DUF1134 domain-containing protein, with protein MSKPDRNHDAARRRILSGAVALGAILALSPASLARPGDDPGNPDSFRPAEIVDSGHRFFGSVSRGLALTVQEATRRWGAPNGYILGQEASGAIVGGLRFGEGTLYTRNAGQRRIYWQGPTLGFDVGGDGARTMMLVYNLTSVEDLYRRFGGVDGSAYLVGGFGMTAATSDGIVVVPIRSGVGARLGINVGYLKFTSRPTWNPF; from the coding sequence ATGTCGAAGCCAGACCGAAACCACGACGCCGCCCGGCGGCGCATCCTCTCGGGCGCCGTCGCCCTGGGCGCCATCCTCGCGCTGAGCCCCGCCAGCCTGGCACGGCCGGGCGACGACCCGGGCAACCCGGATTCGTTCCGGCCCGCCGAGATCGTCGATTCCGGCCACCGCTTCTTCGGCAGCGTCTCGCGCGGCCTCGCCCTCACGGTGCAGGAGGCGACGCGGCGCTGGGGCGCGCCCAACGGCTACATCCTGGGCCAGGAGGCTTCGGGCGCCATCGTCGGCGGCCTGCGCTTCGGCGAGGGCACGCTCTACACCCGCAACGCGGGCCAGCGGCGCATCTACTGGCAGGGGCCGACCCTCGGCTTCGACGTGGGCGGGGACGGCGCCCGCACCATGATGCTGGTCTACAACCTGACCTCGGTCGAGGATCTCTACCGCCGCTTCGGCGGGGTCGACGGCTCGGCCTACCTCGTCGGCGGCTTCGGCATGACGGCGGCGACCTCGGACGGCATCGTCGTGGTGCCGATCCGCAGCGGGGTCGGCGCGCGGCTCGGCATCAATGTCGGCTACCTGAAATTCACGAGCCGCCCGACCTGGAACCCGTTCTGA
- a CDS encoding YHS domain-containing (seleno)protein encodes MWLTRRQCLVIAAALAGPAEAGPEAGEAAAERLRRLPAVPPLALRGFDPVSYFLPGGPASGKPAYEMAWDGRTWRFAKAANRDAFRRDPDSYGPRLGGFDAVGVAEGRLVDADPLVFAILDARLYLFRNAARRAEALAEPDLARRAEARWPSLRPLMDAPR; translated from the coding sequence ATGTGGTTAACGCGCCGTCAATGCCTCGTGATCGCCGCCGCACTCGCCGGTCCGGCCGAGGCGGGTCCCGAGGCCGGCGAGGCGGCGGCGGAGCGCCTGCGCCGTCTTCCCGCCGTCCCGCCCCTCGCGCTCCGGGGCTTCGATCCGGTGAGCTACTTCCTGCCCGGCGGTCCCGCCTCCGGGAAACCGGCCTACGAGATGGCCTGGGACGGGCGCACGTGGCGCTTCGCCAAGGCCGCCAACCGGGACGCGTTCCGGCGCGATCCGGACTCCTACGGCCCCCGTCTCGGCGGCTTCGATGCGGTCGGCGTCGCGGAGGGGCGGCTCGTCGACGCGGACCCGCTCGTCTTCGCGATCCTCGACGCGCGCCTCTACCTGTTCCGGAATGCCGCGCGGCGGGCGGAGGCGCTGGCGGAGCCCGACCTCGCGCGCCGCGCCGAGGCGCGCTGGCCGTCCCTGCGGCCGCTCATGGACGCGCCGCGCTGA
- a CDS encoding 3'(2'),5'-bisphosphate nucleotidase CysQ family protein codes for MTLTEPQRDRIAATLAQIACDAGEILRGHHGGDCAHVLKPDGSPSSVADLEAEQLILQALAQRFPDIPVVAEETSHDAPPADLFFLVDPLDGTRDFLAGNPEYSVNIGLIEGNRPVAAALAAPGLGRIWYAGAEAREAPIRQGRPQDSTPIRVRPAPARGLVALVSRRHGDVETEACLAGLPIESRRSAASALKFCLIASGEADIYVRCGPTMEWDTAAGDHVLTAAGGCTLTPTGRPMIYGRYALSYRNGPFAALGDPAYAARVGLPDRGPMIRPRGEEVSAARP; via the coding sequence ATGACGCTCACGGAGCCGCAGCGCGACCGCATCGCCGCGACCTTGGCCCAGATCGCCTGCGATGCGGGCGAGATCCTGCGCGGCCATCACGGCGGCGATTGCGCGCACGTGCTGAAGCCCGACGGGTCGCCGTCGAGCGTGGCCGATCTCGAGGCGGAGCAGCTTATTCTGCAGGCGCTGGCGCAGCGTTTTCCGGACATCCCGGTCGTGGCCGAGGAGACGAGCCACGACGCGCCGCCCGCCGACCTGTTCTTCCTCGTCGATCCCCTCGACGGGACGCGGGACTTCCTCGCCGGCAACCCGGAATACTCGGTCAATATCGGCCTGATCGAGGGCAACCGCCCCGTCGCCGCGGCGCTCGCCGCACCGGGCCTCGGCCGGATCTGGTACGCGGGCGCCGAGGCCCGCGAGGCGCCGATCCGGCAGGGCCGCCCGCAGGATTCGACCCCGATCCGCGTGAGGCCCGCCCCCGCGCGCGGCCTCGTCGCCCTCGTCAGCCGGCGCCACGGCGACGTCGAGACGGAGGCCTGCCTGGCCGGCCTGCCGATCGAATCCCGCCGGAGCGCCGCCTCGGCCCTGAAATTCTGCCTGATCGCCTCCGGCGAGGCCGACATCTACGTGCGCTGCGGGCCGACCATGGAATGGGACACGGCGGCCGGCGACCACGTCCTCACCGCGGCCGGCGGCTGCACGCTGACTCCGACGGGCCGCCCGATGATCTACGGTCGCTACGCCCTCTCCTACCGCAACGGCCCCTTCGCCGCCCTCGGCGACCCGGCCTACGCGGCCCGCGTCGGCCTGCCCGACCGCGGTCCGATGATCCGGCCGCGGGGGGAAGAGGTCAGCGCGGCGCGTCCATGA
- the chpT gene encoding histidine phosphotransferase ChpT, whose amino-acid sequence MTTVNLDSLDLSALLCSRVCHDVISPVGAIVNGLEVLEDDNDASMREFALDLIRKSARQASARLQFARIAFGAAGSAGAAIDLADAEKVSRGMFADEKTQLAWSAPQALFPKNKVKLLLNLVMIATSAIPRGGLIDVTVSGDGEAPTLLLKAKGSHARIPPHVEELLAGRPESGTVDAHGILPYYAGLVARAAAMGVRLSIEGDEVTIRAEPVSASAEPAVPAPSTTPEDARPTDSEPSDTQLA is encoded by the coding sequence ATGACCACCGTGAACCTCGACTCCCTCGATCTCTCGGCCCTGCTCTGCTCCCGCGTCTGCCACGACGTGATCAGCCCGGTCGGCGCGATCGTGAACGGGCTCGAGGTGCTGGAGGACGACAACGACGCCTCGATGCGCGAATTCGCCCTCGACCTGATCCGCAAGAGCGCGCGGCAGGCCTCCGCCCGGCTGCAATTCGCCCGCATCGCCTTCGGGGCCGCCGGCTCCGCGGGGGCGGCGATCGACCTCGCCGATGCCGAGAAGGTCTCGCGCGGCATGTTCGCGGACGAGAAGACGCAGCTCGCCTGGTCCGCGCCGCAGGCCCTGTTCCCGAAGAACAAGGTCAAGCTCCTCCTCAACCTCGTGATGATCGCCACGAGCGCGATCCCGCGCGGCGGGCTCATCGACGTGACCGTCTCGGGCGACGGCGAGGCGCCGACCCTGCTCCTCAAGGCCAAGGGCTCGCACGCCCGCATCCCGCCCCATGTCGAGGAGCTGCTCGCGGGGCGTCCCGAGAGCGGCACCGTCGATGCCCACGGCATCCTGCCCTATTACGCTGGCCTCGTGGCCCGCGCCGCGGCGATGGGCGTGCGCCTCTCGATCGAGGGCGACGAGGTGACGATCCGCGCCGAGCCGGTCTCGGCGTCGGCCGAGCCCGCCGTGCCGGCGCCCTCCACGACGCCGGAGGACGCGCGCCCCACCGACAGCGAGCCCTCGGACACGCAGCTCGCCTGA
- a CDS encoding chemotaxis protein CheW, which yields MQAANTNAAEAGATTEFVTVFVGETMFGLAINRVHDVFIPAGVTPVPLSPPEIVGLLNLRGRVVTAVCLRRRLGLSPADTEGNTMAIGLEQGGETFALVVDGVGEVLKLGADTHESVPINLDARWRDLALGVHRLDGRLLVILDVDALLAFGGERRGSVAA from the coding sequence ATGCAGGCCGCCAACACCAACGCCGCGGAAGCCGGCGCCACCACCGAGTTCGTCACGGTCTTCGTCGGCGAGACCATGTTCGGGCTCGCCATCAACCGGGTGCACGACGTCTTCATCCCGGCGGGCGTCACGCCGGTGCCGCTCTCGCCGCCGGAGATCGTCGGCCTCCTCAACCTGCGCGGGCGCGTCGTCACCGCCGTCTGCCTGCGCCGCCGCCTCGGCCTGTCGCCGGCCGACACCGAGGGCAACACGATGGCGATCGGCCTGGAGCAGGGGGGCGAGACCTTCGCCCTCGTGGTCGACGGCGTCGGCGAGGTGCTGAAGCTCGGGGCCGATACCCACGAATCGGTGCCGATCAACCTCGACGCCCGCTGGCGCGACCTGGCGCTGGGCGTCCACCGCCTCGACGGGCGCCTGCTCGTGATCCTCGACGTCGACGCGCTCCTCGCCTTCGGCGGCGAGCGGCGCGGCTCCGTCGCCGCCTGA
- a CDS encoding response regulator, giving the protein MKTCLIVDDSAVIRKVARRIVETIGLRVIEAEDGAKALAHCTEAMPDAILLDWNMPNMDGYAFLRALRQEPGGTAPKVLFCTTENDVGAIARALHAGADEYIMKPFDRDILTAKLEQVGLAEAKAA; this is encoded by the coding sequence ATGAAGACCTGCCTCATCGTCGACGATTCCGCCGTGATCCGGAAGGTCGCCCGCCGCATCGTCGAGACGATCGGCCTCCGGGTGATCGAGGCCGAAGACGGAGCCAAGGCCCTCGCCCACTGCACAGAGGCGATGCCGGACGCGATCCTCCTCGACTGGAACATGCCGAACATGGACGGCTACGCGTTCCTGCGCGCCCTGCGGCAGGAGCCGGGCGGAACGGCGCCGAAGGTGCTGTTCTGCACGACGGAGAACGACGTCGGCGCCATCGCCCGCGCGCTCCACGCGGGCGCCGACGAGTACATCATGAAGCCCTTCGACCGGGACATCCTGACGGCGAAGCTGGAACAGGTCGGCCTCGCGGAGGCGAAGGCGGCCTGA
- a CDS encoding protein-glutamate methylesterase/protein-glutamine glutaminase, translated as MKVLIADDSAVVRGLVARWIGEAGFTVVGTAANGRIALEMMARHDPDVVLLDIDMPELDGTQALPLLLARSPGLQVVMMSTLTTRNADISLKCLALGAVDYLAKPESNRGVTTSDAFRIELIERVRVFGAARARRRGPAPAALPGAPAAPAPLPPRPAAPIALRPRMRVAGPPKAFLIGSSTGGPRAVGEVLEKIGAATLRRLPVLIVQHMPPVFTAVFAEHLGARVGLPAAEGKADEPLQPGRIYVAPGGRHMRLHGGGGREPVIRLDDGPPVNFCRPAVDVLFQDAAALFGAATLSVILTGMGSDGTNGARSLVEAGGAVLAQDEATSTVWGMPGSVAKAGLAQAVLPLGELGPALRNLITGQGA; from the coding sequence ATCAAGGTTCTCATCGCCGACGACTCGGCCGTGGTGCGCGGGCTCGTCGCCCGCTGGATCGGGGAGGCGGGCTTCACCGTGGTCGGCACCGCCGCCAACGGCCGCATCGCCCTGGAGATGATGGCCCGCCACGACCCCGACGTCGTGCTCCTCGATATCGACATGCCGGAACTCGACGGCACCCAGGCGCTGCCGCTGCTGCTCGCCCGGAGCCCCGGCCTCCAGGTCGTGATGATGTCGACGCTGACGACCCGCAACGCCGACATCTCCCTGAAATGCCTCGCGCTCGGCGCCGTCGACTACCTCGCCAAGCCCGAGAGCAACCGCGGCGTCACCACCTCGGACGCGTTCCGCATCGAGCTGATCGAGCGCGTGCGCGTGTTCGGCGCCGCCCGGGCCCGCCGCCGCGGCCCCGCGCCGGCCGCGCTGCCGGGCGCCCCCGCCGCGCCGGCGCCGCTGCCGCCGCGGCCCGCCGCGCCGATCGCGCTGCGCCCGAGGATGCGGGTCGCCGGGCCGCCGAAGGCCTTCCTGATCGGCTCCTCCACGGGCGGCCCCCGCGCCGTCGGCGAGGTTCTGGAGAAGATCGGCGCCGCCACGCTGCGCCGCCTGCCCGTCCTCATCGTGCAGCACATGCCGCCGGTCTTCACCGCGGTCTTCGCCGAGCATCTCGGGGCCCGGGTCGGGCTGCCCGCGGCCGAGGGCAAGGCCGACGAGCCGCTCCAGCCCGGCCGCATCTACGTGGCGCCGGGCGGGCGCCACATGCGCCTCCACGGCGGAGGAGGCCGAGAACCGGTGATCCGCCTCGACGACGGGCCACCCGTGAATTTCTGCCGCCCGGCGGTCGACGTGCTGTTCCAGGACGCCGCCGCCCTGTTCGGCGCGGCAACCCTCTCGGTGATCCTCACCGGCATGGGCTCGGACGGAACGAACGGCGCCCGCAGCCTCGTCGAGGCCGGCGGCGCGGTGCTCGCGCAGGACGAGGCGACCAGCACCGTCTGGGGCATGCCGGGCAGCGTCGCCAAGGCCGGGCTCGCCCAGGCCGTGCT